In Caulobacter sp. X, the sequence GGCGGCCGCCCGCTCCAACACCGCCCAGAACTCTGGCTCCAAGGCCAGCGACGTCGCGTGGCCGGCCAGATTCACCGAGCGCTTTTTCAATCCCGCCAATCGCTCAGTCCTCGCGCTTGGCGCCGTCCAGTTCGCGCCGGAGCTTCTCGGCGCGAGCGGCCTCGAGGGTCTTCTCGGCCTTGGTGCGGCCGAAGCGCGCCCGGTTCTCGGCGGCGCGAGCCTTGTCATCGGCCTTGGCCTTGGCCTTGCGGGCCTGGTTCAGATTGACGACGTCGGCCATGGCGGCGGTTGCCTCGAAGCTTCTCGTGCTTCGACGGTCATCCACCGAACGGGCCGACGAAGCAAGCCCCGGACCTGAGCTCAGGCGTCGTCCTTGGCCAGGGCGCGGGCGAGGGCCGGGCGGGCGTTGGCCCGCGCCAGCCAGTCGTCATAGACCTTGTGCGGCGGCAGCATCTGGCGCGCGAACTGCAGCAGGCTGACGAACATGATGTCGGCGGCGGAGAAGTTGTCGCCCAACAGCCAGGGCGAAACCTCCAGCGTGGTGCGCAGCCGGTCGTCCATGGCCTGGTACTGTGTCTTGTCCTGGTCGTCCTGGCGCTGCTTCCAGAGATTGGTCACGCACGGCTCCAGCACGCCGGCATAGTAGGCCAGCCAGGAGAGGTAAGGACCCCGAAGCGGATCGCCGACCAGCGGTCCGAGCCCGGCGGTGGGGAACTTGTCGGTCAGGTAGAGGGCGATCGCCGCGGATTCCGTGACCAGCACGCCGTCATCCAGCAGGGCCGGCACCTGCCCGTGAGGGTGAGGATTGGCCGGATCGCGCGCGCCGGTGTTGCTGACGCTGCGAAAGATGTCGACCTTGCGGATCTCGTAGGGCGCGCCGAGCTCCTCCAGCAGCCAGATGAACCGCGTCGAACGCGAACGAGGGGCGTGGAAAAGGGTCAGCATGGCGGTCGTCCGTTTGAGAGGAGCTTTGTAGTCCCAAGATCCACTGATGACGGCCGGCCGTCCAAAAT encodes:
- a CDS encoding DUF4169 family protein is translated as MADVVNLNQARKAKAKADDKARAAENRARFGRTKAEKTLEAARAEKLRRELDGAKRED
- a CDS encoding glutathione S-transferase family protein is translated as MLTLFHAPRSRSTRFIWLLEELGAPYEIRKVDIFRSVSNTGARDPANPHPHGQVPALLDDGVLVTESAAIALYLTDKFPTAGLGPLVGDPLRGPYLSWLAYYAGVLEPCVTNLWKQRQDDQDKTQYQAMDDRLRTTLEVSPWLLGDNFSAADIMFVSLLQFARQMLPPHKVYDDWLARANARPALARALAKDDA